In Pseudopipra pipra isolate bDixPip1 chromosome 5, bDixPip1.hap1, whole genome shotgun sequence, the following proteins share a genomic window:
- the DYRK4 gene encoding dual specificity tyrosine-phosphorylation-regulated kinase 4 isoform X2 — translation MLTEIVDKSSHVDAFSQSQLAVQERDQLGSNRVFHQRVSRGVLSLPHLEGQAKHDLAADSANPPPFEGSLPQIANKSLQSVLSSLQENGPQGNFSQFSLPDSLPESDTRAQTKPSELESTSNGVKLPMTASEALKNFRNQLTVYEQKEIFNYTELWFLGLEAKKIEGLPETQNNNCYDDEHGSYLKVLHDHIAYRYEVLEVIGKGSFGQVAKCLDHKTNELVALKIIRNKKRFHSQALVEVKILDALLKKDKDDTHNIIHMKEYFYFRNHFCISFELLGINLYELIKKNNFQGFSLSLIRHFTRGVLRCLQVLYQERIIHCDLKPENILLYHNGQGSVKVIDFGSSCYEDQRVYTYVQSRFYRSPEVILGHPYAMAVDMWSLGCIIAELYTGYPLFPGENEVDQLACIMEVLGLPPADLIQASSRKRTFFDSKGFPKSVTNSKGKKRCPDSKDLSTVLKTHDAGFLDFLKGCLMWEPALRMTPDEAMKHSWIQEPKIYRAKQKAQTLRKLSDGSFSAPEKKKENIQNIWEDPTDQAESELAERLTPFTDTRESDVQNIRKHVIPEKYLENQMERPVPYDRAEDSGETTFPKTSFFFPPIK, via the exons TCTTCCCACGTGGATGCTTTTTCTCAGTCTCAACTGGCTGTTCAAGAGAGAGATCAGCTGGGATCTAACAGAGTCTTCCATCAG AGAGTCAGCCGTGGTGTTCTCTCCCTCCCACATCTGGAAGGTCAAGCAAAGCATGACTTGGCTGCAGACTCTGCAAACCCTCCCCCCTTCGAGGGCAGCCTGCCTCAAATAGCAAATAAGAGCTTGCAGAGTGTCCTCTCCTCTCTTCAG gaAAATGGACCTCAAGGCAATTTTTCCCAGTTTAGCCTTCCAGACAGTCTTCCTGAAAGTGACACTAGAGCCCAGACAAAACCATCAGAACTGGAAAGCACCAGCAACGGGGTCAAACTGCCTATGACAGCTTCAG AAGCCTTGAAAAATTTTAGAAACCAGTTAACAGTCTAtgagcaaaaagaaattttcaattATACAGAGCTATGGTTTCTTGGCCTGGAAGCTAAAAAGAttgaaggtttgcctgaaaCCCAGAATAATAATTGTTATGATGATGAGCATGGTTCCTACTTAAAG gtTTTACATGACCACATTGCCTATCGATACGAAGTGTTGGAGGTCATTGGGAAAGGGTCCTTTGGGCAGGTGGCCAAATGCCTGGATCACAAAACCAATGAATTAGTGGCACTGAAAATAATAAGGAATAAGAAAAG ATTTCACAGCCAGGCTTTGGTGGAAGTGAAGATCCTAGATGCTCTCTTGAAGAAAGACAAAGATGATACTCACAACATCATCCACATGAAGGAATACTTCTACTTTCGCAACCACTTCTGTATTTCCTTTGAACTGCTGGG AATAAATTTGTATGAGCTGATCAAAAAGAACAACTTCCAAGGTTTCAGTCTGTCTTTAATCCGACACTTCACTCGGGGTGTGCTGAGATGTTTACAAGTGCTCTACCAGGAAAGAATCATTCACTGTGATCTGAAGCCT gagaaCATTCTATTATACCACAACGGCCAAGGTTCAGTTAAAGTTATTGATTTTGGATCAAGCTGCTATGAAGACCAAAGAG TGTACACCTATGTCCAGAGCCGGTTTTATCGCTCACCTGAAGTGATTCTTGGTCATCCTTATGCTATGGCTGTTGATATGTGGAGCTTAGGCTGTATCATAGCAGAGCTTTACACAGGCTACCCACTGTTTCCAGGGGAAAATGAGGTTGACCAGCTTGCCTGCATCATGGAG GTACTGGGTCTTCCACCAGCTGATTTGATTCAAGCTTCGTCAAGGAAGCGAACATTCTTTG attccAAAGGTTTTCCTAAATCCGTCACTAAcagcaagggaaaaaagagatgCCCAGACTCCAAGGATCTaagcacagtgctgaaaacCCACGATGCTGGTTTCTTGGACTTCCTGAAAGGATGCCTAAT GTGGGAACCTGCCCTGCGCATGACCCCCGATGAAGCAATGAAACATTCCTGGATCCAGGAACCAAAAATATACCGAGCAAAGCAGAAAGCACAGACCTTGAGGAAACTGAGTGATGGCTCTTTCTCCgcaccagaaaagaaaaaggagaatatTC AGAATATCTGGGAAGATCCAACTGATCAAGCGGAAAGTGAACTGGCAGAAAGACTGACTCCCTTCACAGACACAAGAGAAAGTGATGTGCAGAACATCAGGAAGCATGTTATCCCGgagaaatatttggaaaacCAGATGGAAAGGCCTGTTCCATATGATCGAGCCGAAGACAGTGGTGAAACAACTTTTccaaaaacttctttttttttcccaccaatTAAGTAG
- the DYRK4 gene encoding dual specificity tyrosine-phosphorylation-regulated kinase 4 isoform X1 → MLTEIVDKSSHVDAFSQSQLAVQERDQLGSNRVFHQRVSRGVLSLPHLEGQAKHDLAADSANPPPFEGSLPQIANKSLQSVLSSLQQENGPQGNFSQFSLPDSLPESDTRAQTKPSELESTSNGVKLPMTASEALKNFRNQLTVYEQKEIFNYTELWFLGLEAKKIEGLPETQNNNCYDDEHGSYLKVLHDHIAYRYEVLEVIGKGSFGQVAKCLDHKTNELVALKIIRNKKRFHSQALVEVKILDALLKKDKDDTHNIIHMKEYFYFRNHFCISFELLGINLYELIKKNNFQGFSLSLIRHFTRGVLRCLQVLYQERIIHCDLKPENILLYHNGQGSVKVIDFGSSCYEDQRVYTYVQSRFYRSPEVILGHPYAMAVDMWSLGCIIAELYTGYPLFPGENEVDQLACIMEVLGLPPADLIQASSRKRTFFDSKGFPKSVTNSKGKKRCPDSKDLSTVLKTHDAGFLDFLKGCLMWEPALRMTPDEAMKHSWIQEPKIYRAKQKAQTLRKLSDGSFSAPEKKKENIQNIWEDPTDQAESELAERLTPFTDTRESDVQNIRKHVIPEKYLENQMERPVPYDRAEDSGETTFPKTSFFFPPIK, encoded by the exons TCTTCCCACGTGGATGCTTTTTCTCAGTCTCAACTGGCTGTTCAAGAGAGAGATCAGCTGGGATCTAACAGAGTCTTCCATCAG AGAGTCAGCCGTGGTGTTCTCTCCCTCCCACATCTGGAAGGTCAAGCAAAGCATGACTTGGCTGCAGACTCTGCAAACCCTCCCCCCTTCGAGGGCAGCCTGCCTCAAATAGCAAATAAGAGCTTGCAGAGTGTCCTCTCCTCTCTTCAG caggaAAATGGACCTCAAGGCAATTTTTCCCAGTTTAGCCTTCCAGACAGTCTTCCTGAAAGTGACACTAGAGCCCAGACAAAACCATCAGAACTGGAAAGCACCAGCAACGGGGTCAAACTGCCTATGACAGCTTCAG AAGCCTTGAAAAATTTTAGAAACCAGTTAACAGTCTAtgagcaaaaagaaattttcaattATACAGAGCTATGGTTTCTTGGCCTGGAAGCTAAAAAGAttgaaggtttgcctgaaaCCCAGAATAATAATTGTTATGATGATGAGCATGGTTCCTACTTAAAG gtTTTACATGACCACATTGCCTATCGATACGAAGTGTTGGAGGTCATTGGGAAAGGGTCCTTTGGGCAGGTGGCCAAATGCCTGGATCACAAAACCAATGAATTAGTGGCACTGAAAATAATAAGGAATAAGAAAAG ATTTCACAGCCAGGCTTTGGTGGAAGTGAAGATCCTAGATGCTCTCTTGAAGAAAGACAAAGATGATACTCACAACATCATCCACATGAAGGAATACTTCTACTTTCGCAACCACTTCTGTATTTCCTTTGAACTGCTGGG AATAAATTTGTATGAGCTGATCAAAAAGAACAACTTCCAAGGTTTCAGTCTGTCTTTAATCCGACACTTCACTCGGGGTGTGCTGAGATGTTTACAAGTGCTCTACCAGGAAAGAATCATTCACTGTGATCTGAAGCCT gagaaCATTCTATTATACCACAACGGCCAAGGTTCAGTTAAAGTTATTGATTTTGGATCAAGCTGCTATGAAGACCAAAGAG TGTACACCTATGTCCAGAGCCGGTTTTATCGCTCACCTGAAGTGATTCTTGGTCATCCTTATGCTATGGCTGTTGATATGTGGAGCTTAGGCTGTATCATAGCAGAGCTTTACACAGGCTACCCACTGTTTCCAGGGGAAAATGAGGTTGACCAGCTTGCCTGCATCATGGAG GTACTGGGTCTTCCACCAGCTGATTTGATTCAAGCTTCGTCAAGGAAGCGAACATTCTTTG attccAAAGGTTTTCCTAAATCCGTCACTAAcagcaagggaaaaaagagatgCCCAGACTCCAAGGATCTaagcacagtgctgaaaacCCACGATGCTGGTTTCTTGGACTTCCTGAAAGGATGCCTAAT GTGGGAACCTGCCCTGCGCATGACCCCCGATGAAGCAATGAAACATTCCTGGATCCAGGAACCAAAAATATACCGAGCAAAGCAGAAAGCACAGACCTTGAGGAAACTGAGTGATGGCTCTTTCTCCgcaccagaaaagaaaaaggagaatatTC AGAATATCTGGGAAGATCCAACTGATCAAGCGGAAAGTGAACTGGCAGAAAGACTGACTCCCTTCACAGACACAAGAGAAAGTGATGTGCAGAACATCAGGAAGCATGTTATCCCGgagaaatatttggaaaacCAGATGGAAAGGCCTGTTCCATATGATCGAGCCGAAGACAGTGGTGAAACAACTTTTccaaaaacttctttttttttcccaccaatTAAGTAG